The following DNA comes from Salvia splendens isolate huo1 chromosome 17, SspV2, whole genome shotgun sequence.
GTTCCGACCTGCTTTGCCACGTCGATCCTGTTTCATAAAATCAGATCCGTGGAACCGGTCGACAATCGGGATATAAGGTTGGACAATCCTAAATTGTCGCAACACCCGCTGTGGCATGTGTGGCTCAACCATATTCCAGCAGATTAGTGTTGTCATCgacgtccatataggacgaccggcaaCACAAACATCCGGCAGATTTCGCGATTCATacggcctccaaataaactagaTATGAAACTTATTTAGTCAAAACAAGTTCAATCAAAACAACACACTAGCAACAATTTAGTTTACGTAAATTACCTGATTGGCATGCATTGTTGAGAACTGATCTCTGAAAGTTTCAATGCAATGCCCCGGTGCTTTTACATAAGAGGCCCGACCAGTCCatctacaaaaattaaattatgagcgaacaacacaaaaatcaataaaaattatgCTTAAAAGAGTAATTAGTGGACAACTTACGCGACTGCACATGGTAAGTAGTCTACGGGCGCGGGGTTCAGCATCTGCGGTCTAATAATTGGGATTCTTTCCCAAGCCCACAGCTGTAACAATGTAAGAGCTCCCCCGACATCGGTCCTCTTACCAAGTGCAGCTTCACAtagattgtggtacaagcaggcAAGAGTCGCACCTCCCCAGCTATAGCTAGCACAttgttctatatccatgaa
Coding sequences within:
- the LOC121774538 gene encoding serine/threonine-protein phosphatase 7 long form homolog; protein product: MYNQRARVYCLLLLGGLLIPNATGNKIPFFYLQFFMDIEQCASYSWGGATLACLYHNLCEAALGKRTDVGGALTLLQLWAWERIPIIRPQMLNPAPVDYLPCAVAWTGRASYVKAPGHCIETFRDQFSTMHANQFIWRPYESRNLPDVCVAGRPIWTSMTTLICWNMVEPHMPQRVLRQFRIVQPYIPIVDRFHGSDFMKQDRRGKAGRNWVQWHANHIQD